In Saccharicrinis fermentans DSM 9555 = JCM 21142, a genomic segment contains:
- a CDS encoding C40 family peptidase, with translation MKKFFKTFKEEMISLIVLVISFGCLNWVLGNYFPNSAFFDVMSELETIAYSIVRYVVVLATAWFGVRVIFPNVFRFLRDDFYGNFPTLEKNIKYILATVIFLVFVLAGSITASAQPDVRQKLLNNLNEQLHVREVTQNSSPDIDKYLHHVGFDYPVAWCAAFVSWNLYNVGISNPNSAWSPSFARDKDVIWYSKSGYKNKKTIALAGDVVTFYYSSLKRVGHVGFYIKTDKSGYFITIEGNTNNNGSRTGDGVYKKKRSPKKVYAISRYIKVKNYDCKG, from the coding sequence ATGAAGAAATTTTTTAAAACATTTAAAGAGGAAATGATTTCACTAATCGTGTTAGTGATTTCGTTTGGTTGCCTAAACTGGGTATTAGGAAATTACTTTCCCAATTCTGCATTTTTTGACGTTATGTCTGAACTTGAAACGATAGCGTATAGTATAGTTCGTTATGTTGTTGTGTTGGCTACAGCATGGTTTGGGGTAAGGGTTATTTTTCCAAATGTATTTAGGTTTTTACGAGATGATTTTTATGGAAATTTCCCAACGCTTGAGAAAAATATAAAGTACATATTAGCTACAGTTATTTTTTTAGTGTTTGTGTTAGCTGGATCTATAACGGCATCGGCTCAGCCTGATGTAAGGCAAAAATTATTGAATAATCTAAATGAGCAACTACATGTAAGAGAAGTAACACAAAACAGCTCTCCTGATATAGATAAATACCTACACCATGTAGGCTTTGATTATCCAGTAGCTTGGTGTGCAGCGTTTGTTTCCTGGAATTTATATAATGTAGGAATTAGTAATCCAAATTCTGCGTGGTCGCCATCCTTTGCCAGAGATAAGGATGTGATTTGGTATTCAAAATCAGGCTATAAAAACAAAAAAACAATTGCGCTCGCTGGTGATGTTGTTACATTTTACTATTCATCTTTAAAAAGAGTTGGGCACGTAGGATTTTACATCAAGACTGATAAGTCTGGGTATTTTATAACAATTGAGGGAAATACAAATAATAACGGTAGTAGAACCGGTGACGGGGTATATAAAAAAAAGCGAAGCCCCAAAAAGGTGTATGCCATTTCTCGTTATATAAAAGTAAAGAATTATGACTGTAAAGGGTAA